GGCCACGGCCATGTGCTGGTCCCACACTTCAAGGGTGGCTTCGTGGGAAGAGGTGAACCGGCCTGCGGCCCTGGCTGATTTCAGCAGGGCATTGCGCTGTTTGAGGACCCGTTCATAATCGCTGCGCGTGGCGGAGTGGTGGGGCACCAGGGACACGATCAGATCGTCAATGAACTTGCGCCGGCTGGAGGGATCGCCCTTGACCAGGGTCAGGTCCTCGGGGGCGAAGAGCACCGTTCGGCACAGCCCAAGGATGTCGCGTGCCCGCACCGGATTGGCCCGGTTAATCCGGGCCCGGTTGGTGCGTCCGGGATTCAGTTCAAGCTCAACGCTGGTGCGCTGGGTTCCCCTCACCAGGCGGGCACGGACCAGTGCCTGACCCGCGTCAAAGGCGACCAGGGGAGCATCAGTGCTGACCCGGTGGGAGGACAGCGACGCCAGATAGCCGATGGCTTCAACGATGTTGGTTTTCCCGGTTCCGTTCGGACCGACAAAAACCGTCACTCCGGGCTTGAGTTCCAGATCCAGCTGCGCATAGCTGCGAAAACCTGTCAGGGAGAGGTAATCAACGTACAAGCCTGCCCACCTTTGCCCTGCCTTTTTCCAGTGTTTGATCCTGCGTTCCCGTCCGGTGTGCCCGGTGGATCCGTTCTGTCTTCCAGCGTACTGCCGCCGGCAGATTATTCCGGGCTGCCGGTGCCGTCAACGGCAGCCGGAGGCTGCACCCCGGACTGCGTTCCGTCATTGTCGCCGGCCGGTTTTACCGCGTGCCCGCCGAATTGATTCCGCAGTGCGGCCACCATCTTCATCGCCGGCGATTCATCCTGCCGGGACGCGAACCTGGCGTAGAGGGCCGCGGTTATGGCGGGCGCCGGAATACCGCCGGCCACCGCTTCCTCCACTGTCCACCGCCCGGCCCCGGAGTCCTCGGCATAACCAGCTATCCGGCTCAGTTCGGGATCATCCTCCAGCGCGTTAACCACCAGATCCAGCAGCCACGACCGGATCACCGTGCCGTCCTGCCAGGCATGCATGACGCCGGGAACGTTCGTGATGATGTCCTTGGCCGCCAGCAGTTCGTACCCTTCGGCGTAGGCCTGCATGAGGCCGTATTCGATGCCGTTGTGAATCATCTTTGCGTAGTGTCCGGCACCGATGCTGCCCGCGTGCACAAAGCTCCGCTCTCGGCTTCCGCCTGGCCGCAGGGCGTCAAACACCGGCATGGCCAGCGCAATGTCCTCATCGCTGCCGCCCACCATCAGTGCGTAGCCGTTTTCCTGGCCCCAGACACCTCCGGAGACACCGCAGTCGACATAGCGGATACCGGCCGAAGCCAGCTTTTGCGCGTTCCGGAGGTCGGCGTCGTACCGGGAGTTGCCGCCGTCGATGATCAGATCACCGCTGGACAGCACCTCGGCCAGCTCCGCGATCACCGCGTCAGTGACGGCTCCGGCCGGAACCATAACCCACACCACCCGTGGTGAGGGCAGATCCGCAGCCAGCTCCGTCAGCGACATCACATCGCTCACCACCGGGTTGCGGTCGAATCCGGTGACGTCGATCCCGTTGCGCCGCAGCCGTTCCCGCATGTGGAAACCCATTTTGCCGAGTCCTATGAGGCCTACATGCATATCGGGTTCCTCTTTCCTGAGTCCTGGCGGGAACGGCCCCGCTGCTACTGGTTTGGCAGCCGGACCGGCATCAGCAGGTACCGGTAGTCTTCCCGGTCATCACCGGTGAGTTCTTCCTGAGCTGAGATGACGGCGGGCTTGGGCGGTGTCGTAAAGGAGAACCGCACGTATTTGCTGGGGAATGCTCCCAGACCCTCGCTGAGGTAGTGCGGATTGAAGGCAACCGTGATGTCGTCGCCAATCAGGGACGCTTCCAGTGCCTCGGAAGCCTGTGCGTCCTCGCCCGTGCCTGCATCGAGCGTGACCTGGCCGTCGGTGAAGGCAAGGCGAACGGGGGTGTTCCGTTCGGCAACCAGGGATACGCGGCGGACGGCCTCCACGAGGGCACTTGTTTCCACGGTGGCGTGAATTGGCGTGTTGTCCGGGAACAGAGAGCGGATCTTGGGGTAATCCCCGTCCACGAGCAGCGACGTGGTGCGGCGGCCGCCGCTTTCGAAGCCAATCAGCTCGCTGTCATCGGAGAACGCAATGTTCAGGTCTCCGCCGCCGCCGAGGGTCTTGGCCACTTCGTTCAGGGTCTTGGCTTTCACCAGCGCGCTGGTGGAGATTCCCGCGGTGGCCGGTTTCCAGGACAGCTCACGCAGCGCAAGGCGGTACCGGTCAGTGGCGAGGAAGGTGATGAGATCATCTTCGATTTCCATCCGGACACCGGTCAGGATGGGCAGGGTGTCATCGCGGCTGGCGGCAATGATGACCTGTGACACGGCCTGGGCGAAGGCATCGCCGTCGACGACGCCGCTGACCTCTGGAAGGGCCGGAAGTTCCGGATACTCGGCAACCGGCATGGTGGCCAGGTTGAAGCGGCTGTTCCGGCAGGTCAGCGTGACCTTGGAACCGTCGGTTTCAACTTCCACGGGTGCCGACGGCAGGCTGCGGCAAATTTCCGCCAGGAGCCGGCCGGAGACCAGGATGGTGCCCTCTTCCGCGATATCGGCGGCAATCTGAAGCCGGGCAGAAATTTCGTAGTCGAAGCTGGCAATGCTCAGTGATCCGCTCTCCGCCCTGATCAGCAGGCCCGAGAGAACCGGGACCGGGGGACGCGGGGAGAGGGAACGCGCTGTCCATGTAACCGCTTCGGCCAGGACATCCCGCTCAACTCTGAACTTCACTGAAGGGTGCCGCCTTTCACAACGTACTTCTCAGTACAACTGAATCTTCATGACAAGTGAGGGAGCATCGCGGGCCCTGCAGCGCCGCAGCTGCGCCGCATTCGAGGCACCACCTTGGGATGGAGCCGCGGATGACAACAATACTCTGTGTCAGCTTAGCTTCCGACCCGCTGTTCATGCACGGTCTTCGGCTCGCCGCTGATCCCGGGTCTGCTCTTTGCGGAAGACATCCGATGTTCGTTCAGTGGATGTGCGAGATGTGGTCCGGAAAGGTCAGATGTTATTTGGTGGAACTGAATTTCTTAAGGTTCGTAGTGTTAATAACTCCTGTGGATACTGTGGATAACCCAGCCCATCGTCGCATCATGGCGTTTTAAGCCTGTGGATAACCTGTGGGTCCACGCTGCGGCGAACTCGGCGGGCTGTGGGGAACTTTTATGTAATTCCGCGTATCCACAGGGAACTGCTGCCTACAGGGAGTTATCCACCGGGTTATCCACAGCCTTGTCCACATCTGTTAATTCGAAGCCCCTGCGGGGCTGTAAATCCCCGCCACTCCGCGGATTTATGCCTCGCGCTGCTGCTGCTTGATCCGGTTGGTAAGTTCCGTGACCTGGTTGTAGATGGCCCGGCGCTCCGCCATGAGCTCACGGATTTTCCGGTCCGCGTGGATGACCGTGGTGTGATCCCTGCCCCCGAGCTCCTGTCCAATCTTGGGGAGCGACATGTCCGTCAGTTCGCGGCACAGGTACATGGCGATCTGCCGGGCGGTCACCAACGTCCGGGTCCGGGATTTCGAGCACAGTTCCTCCAGACTGATCTGGAAGTAGGCCGCCGTCTGCCCGAGGATCGACGCGGCGGTGATTTCCTGGGCGCCGTCGTCGGTAATCAGGTCCTTGAGGACAATTTCGGCCAACCCAACGTCCACCTGCTGCCGGTTCAGGCTGGCGAACGCCGTTACCCGGATCAGCGCGCCTTCCAGTTCCCGGATATTCGTGGAGATCTTGGACGCGATGTACTCCAACACATCGTCCGGGGCGCTGAGGCTGTCGCCGATGGCCTTCTTGCGCAGGATCGCAATCCGGGTTTCAAGCTCCGGCGGCTGGACATCGGTCAACAGGCCCCACTCGAAGCGGGAGCGCATGCGTTCTTCGAACCCGGAGAGCTGCTTGGGCGGCAGGTCGGAGGTGATGACGACCTGCTTGTTGTGGTTGTGCAGGGCATTAAAGGTGTGGAAGAACTCTTCCTGTGTGGCGTCCTTGTTGGCCAGGAACTGAATGTCGTCAATGAGCAGGATGTCCACATTGCGGTACAGCTGCTTGAAGCTGGCGCCTTCGTCATACCGGATCGAGTTGATGAAGTCGTTGGTGAACTCTTCGGAATTCACGTACCGGACGCGGATGCCGGTGT
This genomic interval from Arthrobacter citreus contains the following:
- the dnaA gene encoding chromosomal replication initiator protein DnaA, with product MGTDEINDVGSSWRKVIRTLETDDRVSPRQRGFVVLAQAQGLIGTTLLVAVPNELTREVLQTQLKHILDEVLRGVFQADIQCAFVIDSDMIPAVKADPEPEPEQPAPSPVPSGESAPSPTPPSTSQEFGRLNPKYVFETFVIGSSNRFAHAAAVAVAEAPAKAYNPLFIYGDSGLGKTHLLHAIGHYARHLYTGIRVRYVNSEEFTNDFINSIRYDEGASFKQLYRNVDILLIDDIQFLANKDATQEEFFHTFNALHNHNKQVVITSDLPPKQLSGFEERMRSRFEWGLLTDVQPPELETRIAILRKKAIGDSLSAPDDVLEYIASKISTNIRELEGALIRVTAFASLNRQQVDVGLAEIVLKDLITDDGAQEITAASILGQTAAYFQISLEELCSKSRTRTLVTARQIAMYLCRELTDMSLPKIGQELGGRDHTTVIHADRKIRELMAERRAIYNQVTELTNRIKQQQREA
- the gnd gene encoding phosphogluconate dehydrogenase (NAD(+)-dependent, decarboxylating); this encodes MHVGLIGLGKMGFHMRERLRRNGIDVTGFDRNPVVSDVMSLTELAADLPSPRVVWVMVPAGAVTDAVIAELAEVLSSGDLIIDGGNSRYDADLRNAQKLASAGIRYVDCGVSGGVWGQENGYALMVGGSDEDIALAMPVFDALRPGGSRERSFVHAGSIGAGHYAKMIHNGIEYGLMQAYAEGYELLAAKDIITNVPGVMHAWQDGTVIRSWLLDLVVNALEDDPELSRIAGYAEDSGAGRWTVEEAVAGGIPAPAITAALYARFASRQDESPAMKMVAALRNQFGGHAVKPAGDNDGTQSGVQPPAAVDGTGSPE
- the dnaN gene encoding DNA polymerase III subunit beta, with amino-acid sequence MKFRVERDVLAEAVTWTARSLSPRPPVPVLSGLLIRAESGSLSIASFDYEISARLQIAADIAEEGTILVSGRLLAEICRSLPSAPVEVETDGSKVTLTCRNSRFNLATMPVAEYPELPALPEVSGVVDGDAFAQAVSQVIIAASRDDTLPILTGVRMEIEDDLITFLATDRYRLALRELSWKPATAGISTSALVKAKTLNEVAKTLGGGGDLNIAFSDDSELIGFESGGRRTTSLLVDGDYPKIRSLFPDNTPIHATVETSALVEAVRRVSLVAERNTPVRLAFTDGQVTLDAGTGEDAQASEALEASLIGDDITVAFNPHYLSEGLGAFPSKYVRFSFTTPPKPAVISAQEELTGDDREDYRYLLMPVRLPNQ